The proteins below are encoded in one region of Paeniglutamicibacter cryotolerans:
- a CDS encoding YbdD/YjiX family protein: MSKTASGWERYGSRISGGWRGFVGYFEGVMGADAYRRYLEHQQRTHPDAEPLGERAFWRDHMDWQDKNPQGRCC; the protein is encoded by the coding sequence ATGAGTAAGACTGCATCCGGGTGGGAGCGTTACGGGAGCCGGATTTCCGGGGGGTGGCGCGGATTCGTCGGCTACTTCGAGGGAGTCATGGGGGCGGACGCCTATCGACGCTATCTGGAACACCAGCAACGAACCCATCCGGATGCAGAGCCCCTGGGTGAACGCGCGTTCTGGCGTGACCACATGGACTGGCAGGACAAAAACCCGCAGGGCCGCTGCTGCTAG
- a CDS encoding GNAT family N-acetyltransferase — protein MEKKNLTTASLRLVPPSATDATAVTAACQDPEIQRWVPIPVPYTEADGILYASAQCDDSWADGTAAIWTIRSGDVFAGIVGLYRIGHGAADLGFWMVPDFRAKGLLTEACTAVLDFALAPAPAGMGLHRVGWNALAGNRGSARVAQKLGFRFEGTARLAAVGRDGLEDDWGAGLLAPDDRTVQPWSILA, from the coding sequence ATGGAAAAGAAGAATTTGACCACCGCTTCCCTGCGGTTGGTGCCACCGAGCGCGACCGATGCCACGGCAGTGACCGCCGCCTGCCAGGATCCGGAGATCCAGCGCTGGGTCCCGATTCCGGTCCCCTACACCGAAGCAGACGGCATCCTCTACGCCAGCGCCCAATGCGATGATTCCTGGGCCGATGGCACGGCGGCGATCTGGACCATCAGGAGCGGGGACGTGTTCGCGGGGATCGTGGGACTATACCGGATCGGCCACGGTGCAGCCGATCTCGGATTCTGGATGGTGCCGGACTTCCGTGCGAAGGGCCTACTCACCGAGGCCTGCACAGCGGTACTCGACTTTGCGCTTGCGCCGGCGCCCGCGGGAATGGGCCTGCACCGAGTGGGATGGAACGCCTTGGCCGGGAACCGCGGCTCGGCCCGGGTGGCACAGAAGCTCGGTTTTCGTTTCGAGGGCACCGCCCGCCTGGCCGCCGTGGGGCGGGACGGCCTCGAAGACGATTGGGGTGCCGGGCTGCTGGCGCCCGACGACCGCACCGTCCAGCCTTGGTCGATCTTGGCGTAG
- a CDS encoding VOC family protein → MTNRDSIPAGAPCWTDLMCSDFEASKKFYTALFGWEYEQTDPDPEQYGGYTNALLNGRLVAGLSPYDPAMGGIPDVWGVYLKSDDIQTTTEAVEAAGGQVIAPPMHVEPFGHMAVYLDAGQAAVGAWQPESHHGFGVEVEPGAPAWHEVYAKDYAGTIAFYEKAFGWKTSVMADSDDFHYTTLGEGDDALAGIMDGSGFLPAEVPAHWMNYWLVEDVEEACKVAVAHGGTVIDEPADSPFGRLATIADCCGARFRVTAQVTES, encoded by the coding sequence ATGACAAACCGCGATTCCATTCCGGCCGGCGCACCCTGCTGGACGGATCTGATGTGCAGCGACTTCGAGGCCAGCAAGAAGTTCTACACGGCCTTGTTCGGCTGGGAATATGAACAGACCGATCCCGACCCCGAGCAGTATGGTGGATACACCAATGCCCTCCTGAACGGGCGCCTCGTTGCGGGGCTCTCCCCCTACGACCCGGCGATGGGCGGTATCCCGGATGTCTGGGGCGTCTACCTGAAATCCGACGACATCCAAACGACCACAGAAGCCGTCGAGGCCGCCGGCGGGCAGGTGATTGCCCCGCCGATGCACGTCGAACCCTTCGGCCACATGGCCGTCTACCTCGACGCGGGCCAGGCTGCGGTCGGCGCCTGGCAGCCGGAATCGCATCATGGGTTCGGTGTAGAGGTCGAACCCGGCGCCCCCGCCTGGCACGAGGTCTACGCCAAGGACTATGCGGGCACCATCGCCTTCTATGAGAAGGCCTTCGGTTGGAAGACCTCGGTGATGGCCGACAGCGACGATTTCCACTATACGACGCTGGGCGAGGGAGATGACGCACTGGCCGGCATCATGGACGGCAGCGGTTTCCTTCCGGCCGAGGTCCCCGCCCACTGGATGAACTACTGGCTGGTCGAAGACGTCGAAGAGGCCTGCAAGGTAGCCGTAGCACACGGCGGCACCGTCATCGACGAGCCAGCCGATTCACCGTTCGGGCGCCTGGCCACAATCGCCGATTGCTGCGGTGCCCGGTTCAGGGTCACCGCACAGGTCACCGAGTCGTAG
- a CDS encoding proteasome activator: protein MTDQPANQHAESVQQGTAPGAGPHPFPAPQLGEPFQVSNVIGEPGKVMRLGGMVKQLLEEVKAAPLDEKARAHLADIHERSVAELESGLSPELAAELHRIRLPFQEGVIPSESELRIAQAQLVGWLEGVFHGLQAAMAAQQLANQQLAQRMQLRQLPPGTQVAPGIVINERGEPERMEVSKVPRQNDVEGGPGQYL from the coding sequence ATGACGGACCAACCAGCGAACCAGCATGCCGAATCCGTACAGCAGGGCACAGCCCCGGGAGCGGGCCCCCATCCGTTCCCGGCGCCGCAGCTGGGCGAACCGTTCCAGGTGTCGAACGTCATCGGCGAGCCGGGAAAGGTCATGCGGCTCGGTGGCATGGTCAAGCAGTTGCTCGAGGAGGTGAAGGCCGCACCGCTGGATGAAAAAGCCAGGGCGCACTTGGCCGATATCCATGAGAGGTCCGTCGCCGAATTGGAATCCGGGCTGTCCCCGGAGCTTGCGGCCGAACTGCACCGGATCCGGCTTCCGTTCCAGGAGGGAGTGATTCCCTCCGAGTCCGAGTTGCGCATCGCCCAAGCCCAGCTGGTCGGGTGGCTCGAAGGCGTCTTCCACGGCCTGCAGGCTGCCATGGCGGCGCAGCAACTGGCCAACCAGCAGTTGGCCCAGCGGATGCAGCTGCGCCAGCTGCCACCGGGAACGCAGGTGGCCCCTGGCATCGTCATTAACGAACGGGGTGAGCCCGAGCGCATGGAAGTGTCTAAGGTTCCACGGCAAAATGATGTCGAAGGCGGTCCCGGCCAGTATCTTTAA
- a CDS encoding GNAT family N-acetyltransferase: MEKIALATVSLELVAPCADDAEALFAACQEPRIQAWVPTPRPYTLTDAREFATSISDAGWAAGTDPLWAIRTGGHLAGLLG; this comes from the coding sequence GTGGAGAAAATAGCCCTGGCCACGGTTTCCCTTGAACTGGTGGCACCCTGCGCCGATGACGCCGAGGCCCTCTTCGCGGCCTGCCAGGAGCCGCGGATCCAGGCCTGGGTTCCGACTCCAAGGCCCTATACACTCACCGATGCCCGGGAATTCGCCACATCGATCAGCGATGCCGGATGGGCAGCGGGAACTGATCCGCTCTGGGCGATCCGCACCGGCGGCCATCTGGCAGGACTGCTCGGATAG
- a CDS encoding aldo/keto reductase — MVDMSNLSSPVLTFNDGNTIPQLGYGVWKVENDVATDVVVQAFAAGYRHIDTAKVYGNEAGVGAAIAATDVPREDMFITTKVWNADQGYAETLAAFDASMERLGLDYLDLYLIHWLQPKQGKHVDTWRALIDLKKSGRVKSIGVCNFTLEGLADLEDATGVVPVINQVETHPYFPQAELRAYEASKGILHQSWSPLGNGSELLSEPTLATIAAKHGVTPAQVVIAWHLALGNVVIPKSVTPERIVENYGSLELTLDADDLAAIATLDKGAAGRISADPAVSDFA, encoded by the coding sequence ATGGTGGATATGAGCAACCTTTCCTCTCCAGTTCTGACTTTCAACGACGGCAACACCATCCCGCAGCTTGGCTACGGCGTGTGGAAGGTGGAGAACGATGTCGCGACAGACGTCGTCGTCCAGGCCTTCGCCGCCGGTTACCGCCACATCGACACGGCCAAGGTCTACGGCAATGAAGCCGGGGTGGGCGCGGCGATCGCCGCCACCGACGTGCCGCGCGAAGACATGTTCATTACCACCAAGGTCTGGAACGCAGACCAGGGCTACGCGGAAACCCTGGCCGCATTCGACGCCTCGATGGAGCGTCTGGGTCTGGACTACCTCGACCTGTACCTGATCCACTGGCTGCAGCCCAAGCAGGGAAAACACGTCGATACCTGGCGCGCCCTGATCGACTTGAAGAAGTCGGGCCGTGTGAAGTCGATCGGCGTCTGCAACTTCACCCTCGAGGGTCTGGCCGACCTGGAAGACGCCACCGGTGTCGTGCCGGTGATCAACCAGGTCGAGACCCACCCGTACTTCCCGCAGGCCGAACTGCGCGCCTACGAGGCATCCAAGGGCATCCTGCACCAGTCCTGGTCACCGCTGGGAAATGGCTCGGAACTGCTCTCGGAGCCGACGCTCGCCACCATCGCGGCCAAGCACGGGGTCACCCCGGCGCAGGTAGTCATCGCCTGGCACCTGGCCCTGGGCAACGTGGTCATCCCGAAGTCGGTGACCCCGGAGCGCATCGTGGAGAACTACGGTTCGCTTGAGCTCACCCTCGACGCCGACGATCTTGCCGCCATCGCCACCCTGGACAAGGGTGCTGCGGGCCGTATCTCCGCTGACCCGGCAGTCAGCGACTTCGCCTAA
- a CDS encoding carbon starvation CstA family protein, whose translation MSAPTSPPTELPPAGIEPAVVADEDSKWTPAKIALWVGIGLLGGVAWTVLAISRGETINAIWFVFAAVCTYLIAYRFYAKFIERKIAKPDDFRATPAEYNSNGKDFMPTDRRVLFGHHFAAIAGAGPLVGPILAAQMGYLPGTIWIIIGVVLAGAVQDYLVLHFSMRRGGRSLGQMAREELGLIGGTAALVATLAIMIIIVAILALVVVNALGESAWGVYSVGLTIPIALFMGIYLRYIRPGKIMEISVIGFVLLMFAIISGRWVAESAWGSEFFHLDKTTIAWAIIVYGFIAAILPVWLLLAPRDYLSTFMKIGVIGLLAAAIVVVRPEISVPAFSEFSGRSDGPVVAGSLFPFLFVTIACGALSGFHALIASGTTPKLVEKERQTRFLGYGGMLMESFVAIMALVAAISIDRGIYFAMNSGAGATGGTVEGAVAFVNSLGLTGVNLTPDMLTELARNVGEESIVSRTGGAPTLAVGISHIMHQWFGGTAMMGFWYHFAIMFEALFILTAVDAGTRVARFMLQDTIGNFIPKFKDTSWRPGAWLCTAIMVAGWGYILILGVTDPLGGINTFFPLFGISNQLLAAIALAIVMTIVAKQGNFKYLWIIVLPLAFATVVTVTASFLKIFSPVPAVGYFAQNKAFSAALERGETKFGTAKTVEAMEAVVRNTGVQGWLSVVFLVLSLTVIIAAIIATIKAFPNGTTGKDTEDPYVASKIYAPSGLISSPAEKELEAAWKALPERLQPTRGQH comes from the coding sequence ATGAGCGCACCAACGAGCCCGCCAACGGAGCTCCCGCCGGCCGGCATCGAGCCCGCCGTCGTAGCAGACGAAGACAGCAAATGGACACCGGCGAAGATCGCACTCTGGGTCGGGATCGGGCTGCTGGGCGGCGTCGCCTGGACCGTACTGGCCATCTCCCGCGGCGAGACGATCAATGCCATCTGGTTCGTCTTCGCCGCCGTCTGCACCTACCTGATCGCGTACAGGTTCTATGCGAAGTTCATTGAACGCAAGATTGCCAAGCCCGACGACTTCAGGGCCACCCCGGCGGAGTACAACTCCAATGGCAAGGACTTCATGCCCACGGACCGCCGGGTCCTGTTCGGCCATCACTTCGCTGCCATCGCCGGAGCCGGGCCGCTGGTCGGCCCGATCCTGGCCGCACAGATGGGCTACCTCCCGGGAACCATTTGGATCATCATCGGCGTGGTGTTGGCCGGGGCCGTCCAAGATTATCTGGTGCTCCACTTCTCGATGCGCCGTGGCGGCCGCTCTCTGGGCCAGATGGCCCGTGAGGAACTCGGTCTGATCGGCGGCACCGCCGCGCTGGTGGCCACCTTGGCCATCATGATCATCATTGTGGCCATTCTCGCCCTGGTGGTCGTCAATGCGCTGGGTGAATCTGCCTGGGGCGTCTATTCGGTGGGGCTGACTATTCCGATCGCCCTGTTCATGGGCATCTACCTGCGTTACATCCGTCCGGGCAAGATCATGGAAATCTCGGTCATCGGCTTCGTCCTGCTGATGTTCGCGATCATTTCCGGTCGCTGGGTCGCCGAGTCCGCGTGGGGTTCCGAATTCTTCCACCTCGACAAGACCACGATCGCCTGGGCCATCATCGTCTACGGTTTCATTGCCGCGATCCTGCCGGTCTGGCTGTTGCTGGCTCCGCGCGACTACCTGTCCACCTTCATGAAGATCGGCGTGATCGGCCTGTTGGCCGCCGCCATCGTCGTGGTCCGTCCGGAAATTTCCGTTCCGGCGTTTTCCGAGTTCTCCGGCCGTTCCGACGGACCGGTCGTTGCCGGTTCGCTCTTCCCGTTCCTCTTCGTCACCATTGCTTGTGGTGCCCTCTCGGGCTTCCACGCGCTGATTGCCTCGGGTACCACCCCGAAGCTGGTCGAAAAGGAACGGCAGACCCGCTTCCTGGGCTACGGCGGCATGCTGATGGAATCGTTCGTGGCGATCATGGCCCTCGTGGCTGCGATCTCCATCGACCGCGGCATCTACTTCGCCATGAACTCCGGGGCTGGAGCAACCGGCGGAACCGTGGAAGGCGCGGTGGCGTTCGTGAACTCGCTGGGCCTGACCGGTGTGAACCTGACTCCGGACATGCTCACCGAATTGGCCCGCAACGTGGGAGAGGAAAGCATTGTCTCGCGCACCGGCGGTGCTCCGACCCTGGCAGTGGGCATCTCGCACATCATGCACCAGTGGTTCGGTGGAACGGCGATGATGGGTTTCTGGTACCACTTTGCCATCATGTTCGAGGCGTTATTCATCCTGACTGCCGTCGATGCGGGCACCCGGGTGGCCCGCTTCATGCTGCAGGACACCATCGGTAACTTCATCCCGAAGTTCAAGGACACTTCGTGGCGTCCGGGAGCGTGGCTGTGTACGGCGATCATGGTCGCCGGCTGGGGCTACATTCTCATTCTGGGGGTCACCGACCCGCTGGGCGGCATCAACACCTTCTTCCCGCTTTTCGGCATTTCCAACCAGCTGCTGGCGGCCATCGCGCTGGCCATCGTGATGACGATCGTGGCCAAACAGGGCAACTTCAAATACCTCTGGATCATCGTGCTGCCGCTGGCTTTCGCCACCGTCGTGACCGTCACCGCATCGTTCCTGAAGATCTTCTCCCCGGTTCCGGCCGTGGGCTACTTCGCCCAGAACAAGGCGTTCAGCGCCGCGTTGGAACGTGGGGAAACGAAGTTCGGCACAGCCAAGACCGTCGAGGCAATGGAAGCCGTGGTGCGCAACACGGGGGTCCAGGGCTGGCTCTCGGTGGTCTTCCTGGTGCTCTCACTGACCGTGATCATCGCCGCGATCATCGCCACCATCAAGGCGTTCCCGAATGGAACCACGGGTAAGGACACCGAGGATCCGTATGTGGCATCAAAGATTTACGCCCCCTCCGGGCTCATCTCCTCCCCAGCGGAGAAGGAGCTCGAAGCCGCCTGGAAGGCTCTTCCGGAACGTCTGCAGCCCACTCGCGGCCAACACTAG
- a CDS encoding NAD(P)H-quinone oxidoreductase, translated as MRVVEYSAAGGPEVLALAERERPVAGNGEVLIKVAAFGLNRADVQQRRGVYPPPPGASDIPGLEVSGTIAALGSEATGFSIGDEVCALLTGGGYAEYVAAPEAQVLPIPAGVGLIDAAGLPEVVATVWSNLFMEAGVQAGDNVLIHGGSGGIGSMAIQLVAGAGASAIVTCGSAEKIAHCLRLGARAGINYREQDFVAELDRITGGAGADVILDVVGAKYLEQNVKALAPDGRLVVIGLQGGATAELNLGVLMGKRARIIGTTLRSRVVSEKGRIMAELREEVWPLLENGSVLNHVDRRFSLQDYRSAHEYFDSGLHRGKILITV; from the coding sequence ATGCGGGTAGTCGAATATTCAGCTGCTGGAGGACCCGAGGTGCTGGCGCTCGCCGAACGGGAGCGACCCGTGGCCGGAAACGGTGAGGTGCTGATCAAGGTCGCCGCATTTGGGCTGAACAGGGCCGACGTGCAGCAGCGTCGTGGGGTCTACCCGCCGCCTCCCGGTGCCAGCGACATTCCCGGGCTCGAGGTGTCCGGAACGATTGCCGCACTAGGATCCGAGGCCACCGGGTTTTCCATCGGAGACGAGGTCTGTGCCTTGCTGACCGGGGGAGGCTATGCCGAATATGTGGCGGCACCCGAAGCCCAGGTACTGCCCATCCCGGCCGGGGTCGGGCTGATCGATGCCGCCGGACTGCCCGAGGTCGTAGCGACCGTCTGGTCCAACCTTTTCATGGAGGCCGGGGTGCAGGCGGGGGATAACGTCTTGATCCACGGCGGCTCCGGCGGAATCGGTTCGATGGCCATCCAGCTGGTCGCCGGGGCCGGGGCCAGCGCCATCGTCACCTGCGGGTCCGCGGAAAAGATCGCGCATTGCCTACGTCTGGGTGCACGGGCCGGCATCAACTATCGCGAGCAGGACTTCGTGGCCGAGCTGGACCGGATCACTGGAGGGGCAGGGGCCGACGTGATCCTGGACGTGGTGGGGGCAAAATATTTGGAGCAAAACGTGAAGGCGCTGGCCCCGGATGGACGACTGGTGGTCATCGGGCTGCAGGGCGGGGCGACGGCCGAGCTGAACCTCGGAGTGCTGATGGGCAAGCGGGCCCGGATCATCGGCACCACGCTGCGCTCACGCGTGGTCTCGGAGAAGGGCCGAATCATGGCTGAACTACGCGAGGAGGTATGGCCGCTCCTGGAAAACGGGAGTGTGCTAAACCATGTGGATCGCCGCTTCTCGCTCCAGGACTACCGTTCGGCGCATGAATACTTCGATTCGGGGCTTCATCGCGGAAAAATCCTGATTACCGTCTGA
- a CDS encoding GNAT family N-acetyltransferase has translation MLPWPRFLTEAGTAVLDFAFTPRPEGLEQVGWNAYAGNHGSARVAQKHGFRFEAVAWLGGGPAR, from the coding sequence GTGCTTCCGTGGCCGCGGTTCCTCACCGAAGCCGGCACGGCGGTCCTGGACTTCGCCTTCACTCCCCGGCCGGAAGGCCTGGAGCAGGTCGGATGGAACGCCTACGCCGGCAACCACGGGTCGGCCCGCGTCGCCCAGAAACACGGTTTCCGCTTCGAGGCAGTGGCCTGGCTCGGGGGCGGCCCTGCGCGCTGA